A section of the Mycolicibacterium chubuense NBB4 genome encodes:
- a CDS encoding class-II fumarase/aspartase family protein, with amino-acid sequence MSTSVLDSVVYRHLWGTDEVRGLLDETARLQGWLDILAKLAEAQAEVGIIPADCAQMICEHADVALLDIDEIAEQTRATGHSTLGLIRCLQQVLPEPAREWVYYGATVQDLTDTWFATVMRSVGDIVQRDLKTLESEAVRLAVEHRDTIMCGRTHGQPGLPITFGYKAAVWVSELRRHLERLREGRTRWEFVQLGGALGTMEFWGDAAVPMLRAFARRMELKVPEIPWLTSRDRISEFVTLLAMISATIGKIGQEIYELQRPEIDELQEPHKHGTVGSITMPHKVNPEISEHLVTLSRLVRADASVALEGILSEHERDGRSWKCEWVVVPEACQLACVATRLAIDLLSGLRVNTQRMRDNLIARGGYVQSAAALRTLSGSVGKHTAQQLLYDATMKGIGDRSSLAEALLSDSRIHRYLTADQIADVIESADVLGSARYFIDTVIQNGGAS; translated from the coding sequence ATGAGCACCAGCGTGCTTGATTCGGTTGTTTACCGACATCTTTGGGGTACCGACGAAGTGCGCGGGTTGCTCGATGAGACCGCCCGACTCCAGGGATGGTTGGACATCCTCGCGAAGCTGGCTGAGGCACAGGCCGAGGTAGGAATAATTCCGGCCGATTGTGCTCAGATGATCTGTGAGCACGCAGACGTGGCGCTGCTAGACATCGATGAAATCGCCGAGCAGACCAGAGCGACAGGGCATTCGACCTTGGGCCTGATCCGTTGCCTCCAACAGGTGCTTCCGGAGCCTGCGCGCGAGTGGGTGTACTACGGCGCCACCGTCCAGGATCTCACAGACACTTGGTTTGCGACGGTGATGCGTAGCGTCGGGGACATTGTGCAACGCGATTTGAAAACGTTAGAGTCAGAAGCGGTGCGCCTGGCCGTGGAACACCGTGACACAATCATGTGCGGTCGCACCCACGGCCAGCCCGGATTGCCGATCACGTTTGGCTATAAAGCTGCTGTCTGGGTCTCTGAACTTCGTCGTCACCTCGAACGCTTGCGTGAGGGCAGGACACGGTGGGAGTTCGTCCAGCTCGGCGGCGCCCTTGGAACGATGGAGTTCTGGGGTGACGCCGCAGTGCCTATGCTGCGCGCCTTCGCGCGGCGGATGGAACTGAAGGTTCCTGAAATCCCCTGGCTCACATCCAGAGACAGGATTTCTGAGTTCGTCACACTGCTGGCGATGATCTCCGCGACGATCGGCAAGATCGGACAAGAGATTTACGAACTCCAAAGACCGGAAATCGATGAACTTCAGGAGCCGCATAAGCACGGCACCGTCGGAAGTATCACGATGCCCCACAAAGTCAATCCGGAGATCTCAGAGCACCTCGTCACGCTCTCGCGGCTGGTACGGGCCGATGCTTCTGTTGCCTTGGAGGGCATCCTCAGCGAGCATGAGCGTGATGGCAGGTCTTGGAAATGCGAGTGGGTCGTTGTGCCCGAAGCGTGTCAACTAGCCTGTGTTGCTACGCGATTAGCAATTGATCTCCTTTCCGGATTGCGAGTCAATACTCAGCGCATGCGTGACAACCTCATAGCGCGAGGCGGATACGTGCAGTCTGCGGCAGCACTTCGGACGCTCTCCGGTTCCGTGGGGAAGCACACCGCCCAGCAGTTGCTCTACGACGCGACGATGAAGGGAATTGGCGATCGTTCCTCGCTCGCCGAGGCCCTGTTATCCGACAGTCGGATACACCGCTACCTCACCGCTGACCAGATCGCCGACGTCATTGAGTCTGCCGACGTGTTGGGCTCCGCACGCTACTTCATCGACACCGTTATCCAGAATGGCGGAGCATCTTGA
- a CDS encoding 1-aminocyclopropane-1-carboxylate deaminase/D-cysteine desulfhydrase, whose protein sequence is MADVVDVGTAPLPRVAFVREPTPLHQAARLSDALGVEVWFKRDDLTGIGLGGNKLRGLEYLIADALTQGCDSLVTGAGPQSNWAMLAALTARQVGIEPYLVHYGPPTVATGNLLLIDLIKVDRRFTGSPDRTSVDDEMVRLCNNLVASGRKPYAIPRGGASSRGAAGYVRAGIELDHQWREFGAAPSQIWLPTGSCTTHAGLVTAARWLGWSAEIVGVTVSRPSGECTERIEEISASCASLLDITTPADRPIQVIDGYIGPGYGIASPAGNAAAALVAELEGIFLDPLFGAKAMAALIDAAHEGRVSGPVVFLATGGAPTLFAAGKVFV, encoded by the coding sequence ATGGCTGACGTTGTAGATGTCGGCACCGCGCCACTCCCGCGGGTTGCCTTCGTCCGCGAGCCCACGCCACTTCATCAGGCTGCGCGCCTGTCTGACGCACTCGGTGTCGAAGTCTGGTTCAAACGCGATGACCTGACCGGCATTGGCCTTGGCGGAAATAAACTTCGGGGTCTTGAGTACTTGATCGCTGACGCACTCACCCAGGGCTGCGACAGCCTGGTGACCGGAGCCGGGCCCCAATCAAATTGGGCCATGTTGGCCGCATTGACTGCACGGCAGGTCGGGATCGAGCCCTATCTAGTTCACTACGGCCCACCTACAGTTGCGACCGGAAACCTGCTGCTGATTGATCTGATCAAGGTCGATCGGCGCTTCACGGGCAGTCCCGACCGCACCTCGGTGGACGACGAGATGGTCCGCTTGTGCAATAACCTAGTTGCATCCGGACGCAAGCCGTACGCCATCCCACGGGGTGGCGCCAGTAGCCGCGGTGCTGCCGGATATGTACGTGCTGGTATCGAATTGGACCACCAGTGGCGTGAATTCGGGGCGGCACCGTCACAGATTTGGTTGCCGACAGGATCGTGCACAACCCATGCGGGCCTCGTCACCGCCGCGCGCTGGCTAGGATGGTCAGCGGAGATTGTCGGGGTCACTGTCAGTCGACCGAGCGGCGAGTGCACTGAGCGCATCGAAGAAATCTCGGCGTCTTGCGCCTCCCTTCTGGACATCACAACGCCGGCTGATCGCCCTATCCAAGTGATTGACGGTTACATCGGGCCCGGCTACGGGATCGCCTCCCCAGCGGGTAACGCAGCGGCCGCCCTCGTGGCTGAACTCGAAGGGATCTTTCTGGATCCGCTCTTCGGCGCGAAGGCAATGGCGGCACTCATCGATGCAGCACATGAGGGCCGTGTGAGCGGACCAGTTGTGTTCCTTGCAACTGGAGGTGCACCGACACTGTTCGCCGCCGGAAAGGTATTCGTATGA